In a single window of the Gemmatimonadales bacterium genome:
- the nusB gene encoding transcription antitermination factor NusB, with protein MLRTETRSRARALQLLYAWELQGAPPMPDIASGLARLTGPEPRVLDRAEALAEGVVSHVGTLDRLASDAAEHWRLNRIAAVERNILRLGIHELELGEIPPKVAIDEAVRLARWFGGARAPAFVNGVLDRVAHTLGRL; from the coding sequence GTGCTCCGGACTGAGACCCGGAGCCGCGCCCGCGCACTCCAGCTGCTCTACGCCTGGGAATTGCAGGGTGCGCCGCCCATGCCGGACATCGCGAGCGGGCTCGCGCGGCTCACGGGACCCGAGCCGCGGGTGCTGGATCGGGCGGAAGCCCTCGCCGAAGGCGTCGTCTCGCACGTGGGCACGCTGGACCGGCTCGCCTCGGACGCGGCGGAGCACTGGCGGCTCAACCGCATCGCCGCCGTCGAGCGGAACATTCTGCGCCTGGGCATTCACGAGCTGGAGCTGGGCGAGATTCCACCCAAGGTGGCGATCGACGAAGCCGTGCGGCTTGCCCGCTGGTTCGGGGGGGCGCGCGCGCCGGCCTTCGTGAACGGGGTGCTCGACCGCGTGGCCCATACGCTCGGACGCCTGTGA
- a CDS encoding glycosyltransferase family 4 protein, whose product MKILLVNWQDPENPHAGGAEQHLFETFGRLAARGHQVRLVCSGWPGAAPRALIQGIEIERIAGRQTFALAGRGAVRRALRAARPDVLVEDVNKLPLFTPTLTDIPVLAMVPHLFGETAFSEASWPAAAIVWLAERPLARRYRRAWFQAVSESTRDDLVARGVAAERIRVVRPGVDSVRFTPESDAGRAVGGRTAAPSFVYVGRLKRYKGVDVALRALALARRTRPDLSLDVAGAGDYRAALERLAAGLGLGSAVRFRGYVSEAEKISLLRRAWANVFVSPKEGWGITVLEAGACGTPTLASDSPGLRDSVRAGETGLLVPHGDISALAGRMLALAGDAELVGRLGAAARRYAEAHTWGAAADATERQLEEISNGRS is encoded by the coding sequence GTGAAGATCCTGCTCGTCAACTGGCAGGATCCGGAGAACCCGCACGCGGGCGGCGCCGAGCAACATCTGTTCGAGACCTTCGGCCGGCTCGCGGCGCGTGGCCATCAGGTACGACTCGTCTGCTCGGGCTGGCCGGGGGCGGCGCCGCGCGCCCTGATCCAGGGCATCGAGATCGAGCGGATCGCTGGCCGTCAGACTTTCGCGCTCGCGGGGCGCGGCGCCGTACGGCGCGCGCTCCGGGCGGCGCGGCCGGACGTGCTGGTCGAAGACGTAAACAAGCTGCCGCTCTTTACGCCCACGCTCACCGACATACCGGTGCTGGCCATGGTGCCGCATCTCTTCGGCGAGACCGCGTTCTCCGAGGCGTCGTGGCCCGCGGCCGCGATCGTCTGGCTCGCGGAGCGGCCGCTCGCACGCCGCTACCGGCGCGCGTGGTTCCAGGCAGTGAGCGAGAGCACCCGCGACGACCTCGTGGCGCGCGGCGTCGCCGCCGAGCGGATTCGGGTCGTGCGGCCCGGAGTCGACAGCGTCCGCTTCACGCCGGAGTCGGACGCCGGACGCGCCGTCGGCGGGCGCACGGCGGCCCCTTCGTTCGTATATGTTGGAAGGCTGAAGCGGTACAAGGGAGTCGACGTGGCCCTGCGCGCGCTGGCGCTGGCCCGGCGCACCCGACCCGATCTTTCGCTCGACGTGGCCGGCGCGGGTGACTATCGCGCGGCGCTCGAGCGGCTCGCCGCCGGGCTCGGGCTCGGGTCCGCGGTGCGGTTTCGCGGTTACGTGAGCGAGGCGGAGAAGATCTCGCTGCTCCGACGCGCGTGGGCCAACGTGTTCGTCTCGCCCAAGGAAGGGTGGGGAATCACGGTGCTCGAGGCCGGCGCCTGCGGCACGCCGACGCTCGCATCCGACAGTCCGGGACTTCGTGACTCCGTGCGCGCCGGCGAGACAGGGCTGCTGGTGCCCCACGGCGACATCAGTGCGCTCGCCGGCCGCATGCTGGCGCTCGCCGGCGACGCCGAGCTGGTCGGGCGGCTGGGCGCGGCTGCCCGGAGATACGCCGAGGCGCATACCTGGGGCGCGGCGGCGGATGCGACCGAACGGCAGTTGGAGGAGATCTCGAATGGAAGGAGCTGA
- a CDS encoding HPF/RaiA family ribosome-associated protein: MQTTITARHCEVPEALRARATAVAERLAARARRPLEAAVVFAADGAVRLVELRLHDARGDFLVAHGEAGDHRTALDRAEAKLRRQVERATGRPRRIHPRPAPPG, translated from the coding sequence ATGCAGACGACCATCACGGCCCGGCACTGCGAGGTGCCCGAGGCGCTCCGCGCCCGCGCGACCGCCGTGGCTGAACGTTTGGCGGCGCGCGCCCGGCGCCCGCTCGAAGCTGCCGTCGTCTTTGCCGCCGACGGCGCCGTCCGACTGGTAGAATTGCGATTGCACGATGCGCGGGGAGACTTCCTCGTGGCCCACGGCGAGGCCGGCGACCACCGGACCGCACTCGACCGTGCGGAGGCCAAGCTCCGCCGGCAAGTGGAGCGAGCCACCGGCCGCCCGCGCCGGATTCACCCGCGACCCGCGCCGCCTGGCTGA
- the hprK gene encoding HPr(Ser) kinase/phosphatase gives MLRLRDFLTRRGDPLQLEALTGELGLDRQLPAAEVASPGLALAGYTGRFAPHRLHVLGETEITYLRSLPPDERRQRLQQFFTYDLPCLFITKGQEVPQELLELAKERSVPVLRSRLKTNEFYRRIKPIVEDAFAPRTTAHGSLADVYGVGLLFVGRSGIGKSECVLDLVERGHRLVADDVVQITRRENDVLIGRGHELAAHHMEIRGIGLIDIPALFGVRAVRQQKRIEVVVQLEDWDTAKDTDRTGLAREEAVILEVPLPKVVVPLNPGKNITVISEVVAMMHLLRYSGVDVAAAFNERLIKRMKEQRGVREYLQSDYE, from the coding sequence ATGCTCCGTCTACGCGACTTCCTCACCCGCCGCGGCGACCCGCTTCAGCTCGAGGCGCTCACCGGTGAGCTGGGCCTCGATCGCCAACTTCCCGCGGCCGAGGTAGCGAGCCCCGGCCTGGCGCTGGCTGGCTATACCGGCCGGTTTGCGCCCCACCGGCTCCACGTACTCGGCGAGACGGAGATTACGTATCTGCGGTCGCTCCCGCCGGATGAGCGGCGCCAGCGCTTGCAGCAGTTCTTTACCTATGACCTCCCGTGCCTCTTCATCACCAAGGGCCAGGAGGTGCCGCAGGAGCTGCTCGAGCTGGCGAAGGAGCGGAGCGTGCCGGTGCTCCGGAGCCGACTCAAGACCAACGAGTTCTACCGCCGCATCAAGCCGATCGTAGAAGACGCCTTCGCCCCGCGGACCACGGCGCATGGCTCGCTCGCGGACGTCTATGGGGTGGGCCTGCTCTTCGTCGGGCGTTCCGGTATCGGCAAGAGCGAGTGCGTGCTCGATCTGGTCGAGCGGGGGCATCGGCTCGTGGCCGACGATGTGGTGCAGATCACTCGCCGCGAGAATGACGTGCTGATTGGACGGGGCCACGAGCTGGCGGCGCACCACATGGAGATCCGCGGCATCGGCCTCATCGACATCCCCGCGCTCTTCGGCGTGCGGGCGGTGCGCCAGCAGAAGCGGATCGAGGTCGTGGTACAGCTCGAGGACTGGGACACGGCCAAGGACACCGACCGCACCGGGCTCGCCCGGGAGGAGGCAGTGATCCTCGAGGTGCCGCTGCCCAAGGTCGTGGTGCCGCTCAATCCCGGGAAAAACATCACCGTGATTTCCGAGGTGGTGGCGATGATGCACTTGCTGCGCTACTCCGGCGTCGACGTGGCCGCCGCCTTCAACGAGCGCCTCATCAAGCGGATGAAGGAGCAGCGCGGGGTGCGGGAATACCTGCAGAGTGACTATGAGTGA
- a CDS encoding PTS sugar transporter subunit IIB, whose translation MPILLYRIDDRLIHGQVVVGWGGRLAIDVVVLVDDAVAGSPWEQDLYRMAAPPDLELRFATVAEAAPALATWQADSRRTLVLTGDIATMSALREAAPGGIDAINVGGIHHRPGRRQRLPYVYLTDDEFAALRRMEAAGAKVTAQDVPTAVKVPLKALA comes from the coding sequence ATGCCGATCCTGCTCTACCGCATCGACGACCGGCTGATCCACGGGCAGGTGGTCGTGGGCTGGGGCGGTCGGCTCGCCATCGACGTCGTGGTCCTGGTGGACGACGCCGTCGCGGGGAGCCCGTGGGAGCAGGATCTCTATCGGATGGCGGCGCCGCCGGACCTCGAGCTTCGCTTTGCGACCGTGGCGGAGGCCGCGCCGGCGCTCGCCACGTGGCAAGCCGACTCGCGCCGTACGCTCGTGCTCACCGGCGACATCGCGACCATGTCGGCGCTGCGCGAGGCCGCGCCGGGCGGGATTGACGCGATCAATGTGGGGGGCATTCACCACCGGCCCGGCCGGCGGCAGCGGCTGCCGTACGTCTATCTCACCGATGACGAGTTCGCCGCACTCCGGCGGATGGAAGCGGCCGGGGCCAAGGTCACGGCGCAGGACGTGCCCACGGCGGTCAAGGTGCCGCTCAAGGCGCTCGCATGA
- a CDS encoding PTS sugar transporter subunit IIC, which produces MIGADPLALIALLVWGTLVGLDLVSVGQTMIARPLVAGTVTGVILGDIGAGLRVGVLLELFALDVLPVGAARYPDYGPATIAGVAVAAGAPWELSLGLAGTVGLIIAVIGGWSLQALRGMNAAAVQRHAAALAAGEERAILRVQYGGVARDAARSALLTALGLAAAWVAATFGRLDRRTAVALSLTLVGVGLAAALGGALRNAGHGNRLRWLAAGIVVGLALAVLI; this is translated from the coding sequence ATGATCGGCGCCGATCCTCTCGCGCTCATCGCATTGCTCGTGTGGGGCACGCTCGTGGGCCTCGACCTCGTGAGCGTCGGCCAGACTATGATCGCGCGGCCGCTCGTGGCCGGCACCGTGACCGGCGTGATTCTGGGCGACATCGGGGCCGGACTCCGCGTGGGGGTGCTGCTCGAGCTCTTCGCGCTCGACGTGTTGCCGGTGGGCGCGGCGCGTTATCCGGACTATGGGCCCGCGACCATCGCGGGCGTCGCGGTCGCCGCGGGCGCGCCGTGGGAGCTGAGCCTGGGCCTCGCCGGGACGGTGGGACTCATCATCGCCGTGATCGGTGGCTGGAGCCTCCAAGCGCTCCGCGGGATGAACGCCGCCGCGGTGCAGCGACATGCGGCGGCGCTCGCGGCCGGGGAGGAGCGCGCCATTCTCCGGGTGCAGTACGGCGGCGTGGCGCGGGACGCCGCGAGAAGCGCGCTGCTCACGGCGCTCGGGCTCGCCGCCGCCTGGGTCGCCGCCACGTTCGGCCGGCTCGACCGCCGCACGGCGGTGGCACTGAGTCTGACACTCGTCGGGGTCGGCCTCGCCGCCGCGCTCGGCGGCGCGCTCCGGAACGCGGGGCATGGCAACCGGCTCCGCTGGCTCGCCGCCGGAATCGTGGTTGGCTTGGCACTCGCGGTGCTCATATGA
- a CDS encoding PTS system mannose/fructose/sorbose family transporter subunit IID has product MTGARHALLRLFAVQGSWNYERMLGVGLGYAAEPLLEDLKATDPARYPGAVSRSAEFFNCNPNLAGLALGALVRAEYDAAPPAQISRLRTALCGPLGALGDQLFWAGLLPALIAAALGALALGAGWWAVVAFFLVYNAVRWRTAVWALQTGLSAGMNVGAAIGRSWIPRVVARVGPAAGFAVGLALPLVAAWFLEHYRPTAALAALGLTAGAVAGARWLGPRVTAIRIALVTVALTLLFRLVFP; this is encoded by the coding sequence ATGACCGGCGCCCGGCACGCGCTGCTCCGACTCTTCGCGGTGCAGGGGAGCTGGAACTACGAGCGGATGCTCGGGGTAGGCCTGGGCTACGCGGCGGAGCCGCTGCTCGAGGATCTCAAAGCCACCGACCCGGCGCGCTACCCGGGCGCCGTGAGCCGCTCGGCGGAGTTCTTCAACTGCAACCCGAACCTGGCGGGGCTCGCGCTCGGCGCGCTGGTCCGCGCCGAGTACGACGCGGCGCCGCCGGCCCAGATCAGCCGCCTTCGCACCGCGCTCTGCGGCCCGCTCGGCGCGCTCGGCGATCAGCTATTCTGGGCGGGGCTGCTGCCGGCGCTCATCGCCGCTGCGCTGGGCGCGCTCGCACTCGGCGCCGGCTGGTGGGCCGTCGTGGCCTTCTTTCTTGTGTACAACGCGGTGCGGTGGCGCACCGCGGTATGGGCGCTCCAGACCGGCCTCTCGGCCGGCATGAACGTCGGCGCGGCAATCGGCCGCTCGTGGATTCCCCGGGTCGTGGCCCGGGTCGGGCCCGCGGCCGGCTTCGCCGTGGGGCTCGCGCTGCCGCTGGTCGCCGCGTGGTTTCTCGAGCACTACCGGCCCACCGCCGCACTTGCGGCGCTCGGGCTCACGGCGGGCGCGGTGGCCGGCGCGCGCTGGCTCGGGCCGCGCGTCACGGCCATCCGGATTGCGCTCGTGACGGTCGCTCTCACGCTGCTGTTCCGGCTCGTGTTCCCGTGA
- a CDS encoding HPr family phosphocarrier protein, which produces MTTPITERQATIVNPLGLHARPAAQLVRLASTFDADILICKDGLEVNAKSIMGVMMLAAECGSAIVIRANGPDADRAVQALAELVAAGFGEM; this is translated from the coding sequence GTGACGACGCCGATCACGGAGCGGCAGGCAACGATCGTGAACCCGCTCGGGCTGCACGCGCGGCCCGCGGCGCAGTTGGTGCGGCTCGCCAGCACGTTCGACGCCGACATCCTCATCTGCAAGGACGGGCTCGAGGTGAACGCCAAGAGTATCATGGGCGTGATGATGCTCGCCGCCGAATGCGGCAGCGCGATCGTCATCCGCGCGAACGGCCCGGACGCGGACCGGGCGGTGCAGGCGCTGGCCGAGCTGGTGGCGGCCGGATTCGGGGAGATGTGA
- the ptsP gene encoding phosphoenolpyruvate--protein phosphotransferase, whose translation MSAARVVRGVGVSPGVACAPALIVRLDLPSIPDRTVPPEQVDTEIRRLRQAVAAVVAGLEELGQRVLQRAGPEEARIFDAQIEMAKDPEFLASVEQLIRNNRLSAESAYEFKALEVRDAWSNATSARLRDRLADVNGIQRRMLLRLTGAADTEMGDVASDEQVIIVARELAPGLTVQLDRDHVVGLVSEEGTRTSHAAILAHSLGIPAVMGAVGALARIPNGAVVLLDGQAGTITVDPTVGELEDVRTQVSRRHRLELELESVADKAAVTPEGRRVMLMGNIDLPEEIEAAVRFGAEGVGLLRTEFLLTGRTSLPTEAEQTEYYRRVALAFRGRPVILRSFDLGGDKFPASFQAPQEANPFLGWRSIRVCLDQPEIFRPQLRAVLRAAADGDVQLMLPLVTRYEEIVETRELLAEEAAALRAAGVRAAAAVPVGVMIETPAAVVVADRLAEVSAFFSIGSNDLTQYTLAVDRGNARLAHRFTPFHPAVVRQLHAVLECGRAAGLPVSICGEMASDPLAVVLLVGLGYDRLSVAPPSIPLVKWVIRTVPEAAARRAADAALAAPTGDAVLNAIRDAVHEHVDLRLLDPAAALPRRAGVATLPPGHAPG comes from the coding sequence GTGAGCGCGGCGCGGGTCGTCCGGGGCGTCGGCGTTTCGCCGGGCGTGGCGTGCGCGCCCGCGCTCATCGTGCGCCTCGACCTTCCCTCCATCCCGGACCGCACTGTCCCGCCCGAGCAGGTGGACACCGAGATCAGGCGATTGCGCCAGGCCGTCGCCGCGGTCGTAGCCGGCCTGGAGGAGTTGGGCCAGCGGGTCCTGCAGCGCGCCGGCCCCGAGGAGGCCCGGATCTTCGACGCGCAGATCGAGATGGCGAAGGACCCGGAGTTTCTCGCGTCGGTCGAACAACTCATCCGCAACAACCGGCTGAGCGCCGAGAGCGCGTACGAGTTCAAGGCGCTCGAGGTGCGCGACGCCTGGTCCAACGCCACCAGCGCGCGCCTGCGCGACCGACTCGCCGACGTGAACGGCATCCAGCGCCGGATGCTGCTCCGCCTCACCGGCGCCGCCGACACCGAGATGGGGGACGTCGCCTCCGACGAGCAGGTCATCATCGTGGCGCGCGAGCTTGCCCCGGGGCTTACGGTCCAGCTCGACCGCGACCACGTCGTGGGTCTCGTGAGCGAAGAGGGCACGCGCACCTCTCACGCCGCCATCCTCGCGCACTCGCTCGGCATCCCCGCGGTGATGGGTGCGGTCGGCGCGCTGGCCCGGATTCCGAACGGCGCCGTCGTGCTGCTCGACGGGCAGGCCGGCACCATCACCGTCGATCCCACCGTCGGCGAGCTGGAGGACGTCCGCACCCAGGTGAGCCGGCGGCACCGGCTCGAGCTCGAGCTCGAGAGCGTGGCCGACAAGGCCGCCGTGACGCCCGAGGGGCGCCGCGTCATGCTCATGGGCAACATCGATCTGCCCGAGGAAATCGAGGCGGCTGTGCGCTTCGGGGCCGAAGGGGTCGGACTTCTCCGCACCGAGTTCCTGCTCACCGGCCGCACCAGCCTGCCCACCGAAGCCGAGCAGACCGAGTACTACCGGCGCGTGGCGCTCGCGTTCCGCGGGCGGCCGGTCATCCTGCGCTCGTTCGATCTCGGCGGCGACAAGTTCCCGGCATCGTTCCAGGCGCCCCAGGAGGCCAATCCGTTTCTCGGCTGGCGCTCGATCCGCGTCTGCCTCGACCAGCCCGAGATCTTTCGCCCCCAGCTCCGCGCCGTGCTCCGCGCCGCCGCGGACGGCGACGTGCAGCTCATGCTCCCGCTCGTCACCCGCTACGAGGAGATCGTCGAGACCCGCGAGCTGCTCGCCGAGGAGGCGGCCGCGCTCCGCGCCGCGGGCGTGCGGGCGGCGGCCGCGGTTCCGGTGGGCGTCATGATCGAAACGCCGGCGGCCGTGGTGGTTGCCGACCGGCTCGCCGAGGTGAGCGCCTTCTTCAGCATCGGCAGCAACGACCTCACGCAGTACACCCTTGCGGTGGACCGCGGCAACGCGCGCCTCGCGCACCGCTTCACCCCGTTTCATCCGGCGGTCGTGCGGCAGTTGCACGCGGTGCTCGAGTGCGGGCGCGCGGCGGGGCTTCCGGTGAGCATCTGCGGCGAAATGGCCTCCGATCCGCTCGCCGTGGTGCTGCTCGTCGGGCTCGGATACGATCGCCTGAGTGTGGCGCCGCCGTCGATACCGCTGGTCAAGTGGGTCATCCGCACGGTGCCCGAAGCCGCCGCGCGCCGCGCCGCCGACGCCGCACTGGCCGCGCCCACCGGCGACGCGGTGCTGAACGCGATCCGCGATGCCGTGCACGAGCACGTTGATCTCCGTCTGCTCGATCCCGCGGCGGCGTTGCCGCGCCGCGCAGGCGTCGCTACCTTGCCCCCCGGCCACGCCCCGGGCTGA
- the metK gene encoding methionine adenosyltransferase, whose protein sequence is MARSERHVFTSESVTEGHPDKVADQISDAVLDAILFRDPNGRVACETLVTTGMAVVAGEITTSTYVHIPDVVRRTVERIGYTDASYGFDCRTCAVLASIDRQSPDIAMGVNASRGHDQGAGDQGMMFGYATAESRERMPLPIVLAHRMTERLAAVRKGLNGVGPVDWLRPDGKSQVSVEYEGDRPVAVRTVVISTQHAERVNGRELSQNTIRDLVVREVIRPVLEKHGFEGRRVNYLVNPTGRFVVGGPHGDAGLTGRKIIVDTYGGMARHGGGAFSGKDPSKVDRSAAYALRWVAKNIVEAKLARRVEVQAAYAIGVAEPVSVMVDTFGTGVLPDRRLEQIVREVFDLTPRGIIDTLKLKRPIFSQTATYGHFGRKPKVVRYGDRKVELFTWERTDRVKALQSAAR, encoded by the coding sequence ATGGCGCGCTCCGAGCGACATGTGTTCACCTCCGAATCGGTGACCGAGGGCCACCCCGACAAGGTGGCCGACCAGATCTCCGATGCGGTGCTGGATGCGATCCTCTTCAGAGACCCGAACGGGCGGGTGGCGTGCGAGACGCTCGTGACCACCGGCATGGCCGTCGTCGCCGGGGAGATCACCACATCGACGTACGTGCACATTCCCGACGTCGTGCGCCGGACCGTCGAGCGTATCGGCTATACCGACGCCTCGTACGGCTTCGACTGCCGCACCTGCGCGGTGCTCGCCTCGATCGATCGCCAGTCGCCCGATATCGCGATGGGTGTGAACGCGAGCCGTGGGCACGACCAGGGCGCCGGCGACCAAGGCATGATGTTCGGCTACGCAACCGCCGAATCCCGCGAGCGCATGCCGCTCCCCATCGTGCTCGCCCACCGCATGACCGAGCGCCTCGCCGCGGTCCGCAAGGGGCTCAACGGTGTCGGGCCGGTCGACTGGCTCCGGCCCGACGGCAAGAGCCAGGTCTCCGTGGAGTACGAAGGTGATCGTCCCGTCGCGGTGCGCACCGTGGTGATCTCCACCCAGCACGCCGAGCGGGTGAACGGGCGCGAGCTGAGCCAGAACACGATCCGCGATCTCGTGGTGCGCGAGGTGATCCGGCCGGTCCTTGAGAAGCACGGGTTCGAGGGGCGCCGGGTGAACTATCTCGTCAATCCCACCGGGCGCTTCGTGGTCGGCGGCCCGCACGGTGACGCCGGCCTCACCGGACGCAAGATCATCGTCGACACCTACGGCGGCATGGCCCGCCACGGCGGCGGCGCGTTCAGCGGCAAGGATCCCTCCAAGGTGGACCGCTCGGCCGCCTACGCGCTGCGCTGGGTGGCCAAGAACATCGTGGAGGCCAAGCTCGCGCGCCGCGTCGAGGTGCAGGCCGCGTACGCCATCGGGGTGGCCGAGCCGGTGTCGGTCATGGTGGACACCTTCGGCACCGGCGTCCTGCCGGACCGCCGGCTCGAGCAGATCGTGCGAGAGGTCTTCGATCTTACCCCCCGCGGAATCATTGACACGCTCAAGCTCAAGCGGCCTATTTTCAGTCAGACGGCGACCTACGGACACTTCGGCCGCAAACCCAAGGTGGTGCGGTACGGCGACCGCAAGGTGGAGCTGTTCACCTGGGAGCGGACCGATCGCGTGAAAGCGCTGCAGTCGGCCGCCCGCTGA
- a CDS encoding bifunctional nuclease family protein produces the protein MIEVTVAHLGLDRTTNTPVVILREKDGSRVLPIWIGPAEASAIAMELQGMKAQRPLTHDLLKQVIVSLGGDLRRVIISAVKENTYFAELLIRRDDHVYQVDARPSDSIALALRLRAPIFTSDQLLDQSGVETDEPAPDPSLEADKLKHYLEKMDPQDFGRFQP, from the coding sequence ATGATTGAAGTTACCGTAGCGCACCTGGGACTCGACCGGACCACCAACACGCCGGTCGTGATCCTGCGCGAAAAGGACGGCTCGCGCGTACTGCCGATCTGGATCGGCCCCGCCGAGGCCAGCGCGATCGCGATGGAGCTGCAGGGAATGAAGGCGCAGCGCCCGCTCACCCACGATCTGCTCAAGCAGGTGATCGTGAGCCTGGGCGGCGATCTCCGCCGCGTCATCATCAGTGCGGTCAAGGAAAACACCTACTTCGCCGAGCTGCTCATCCGGCGCGACGACCATGTGTACCAGGTCGACGCGCGGCCGTCGGATAGCATTGCGCTCGCGCTGAGACTCCGTGCTCCGATCTTTACCAGCGATCAATTGCTGGATCAGAGTGGCGTCGAGACCGATGAGCCTGCCCCCGACCCGTCGCTCGAGGCGGATAAGCTGAAACACTACCTGGAGAAGATGGATCCGCAGGATTTCGGAAGATTTCAGCCCTAA